A part of Fusarium graminearum PH-1 chromosome 3, whole genome shotgun sequence genomic DNA contains:
- a CDS encoding cyanide hydratase produces MAITKYKAAAVTSEPGWFDLEGGVRKTIDFINEAGQAGCKFVAFPEVWIPGYPYWMWKVTYLQSLPMLKRYRENSMAVDSEEMRRIRRAARDNQIFVSLGFSEIDHATLYLSQVLIGPDGAVINHRRKIKPTHVEKLVYGDGAGDTFMSVSETEIGRVGQLNCWENMNPFLKSLNVSAGEQVHVAAWPVYPGKERQVYPDPATNYADPASDLVTPEYAIETGTWTLAPFQRLSVEGLKINTPEGVEPETDPSVYNGHARIYRPDGSLVVKPEKDFDGLLFVDIDLNECHLTKVLADFAGHYMRPDLIRLLVDTRRKELITEADPNGSIATYSTRQRLGLDKPLEKKEGEDTPDVL; encoded by the exons ATGGCTATCACCAAGTACAAGGCTGCCGCTGTCACCTCCGAACCTGGA TGGTTCGATCTCGAGGGCGGTGTTCGCAAGACCattgacttcatcaacgaAGCTGGTCAAGCTGGATGCAAGTTTGTTGCCTTTCCTGAAGTTT GGATTCCTGGATATCCCTACTGGATGTGGAAGGTCACCTACCTCCAGTCCCTCCCTATGCTCAAGAGATACCGTGAGAACTCCATGGCTGTCGACTCGGAAGAGATGCGCCGCATCCGACGCGCTGCTCGCGATAACCAGATCTTTGTCTCTCTGGGATTCTCTGAGATTGACCACGCCACTCTCTACTTGTCCCAGGTTCTGATCGGTCCTGACGGTGCTGTCATCAACCACCGccgcaagatcaagcccaCTCAcgtcgagaagctcgtcTACGGTGATGGAGCTGGCGACACTTTCATGTCTGTCAGTGAGACTGAGATTGGCCGTGTTGGTCAGCTCAACTGCTGGGAGAACATGAACCCCTTcctcaagtctctcaacGTCTCTGCTGGTGAGCAGGTTCACGTCGCCGCATGGCCTGTCTACCCTGGCAAGGAGCGCCAGGTTTACCCCGACCCAGCCACCAACTATGCTGACCCAGCCTCTGACTTGGTCACTCCTGAGTATGCCATTGAGACCGGTACCTGGACTCTTGCTCCTTTCCAGCGACTTTCAGTTGAGGGTCTGAAGATCAACACTCCCGAAGGTGTTGAGCCCGAGACCGACCCCTCTGTTTACAACGGCCATGCCCGTATTTACCGACCCGACGGCAGCCTCGTTGTCAAGCCTGAGAAGGACTTTGATGGTCTTctctttgttgatattgatctCAACGAGTGCCATCTCACTAAGGTCCTCGCTGACTTTGCAGGCCACTACATGCGCCCTGATCTCATCCGCCTTTTGGTCGACACCCGCCGCAAGGAGCTCATCACCGAGGCCGATCCTAATGGCTCCATTGCTACTTACAGCACTCGCCAGAGACTTGGACTGGATAAGCctctcgagaagaaggagggcgaggacACTCCTGATGTGCTTTAG